The region gtataataataaatatgttttgttgGATTGGCAGATCAGTGTATTTTGGGGTTTAGGGTCATAGACATCTATGGCCCCAAAGCAAGAATAAACTTGGGTTCAGTGTAAACTTGGTCTTTGGTCATTTttgtgcaaataatttttgaaattgttcGTGTTAAAGGCTAAAATTATGGGGTTGGTACCATTTTTTCCACATGCACGTATCAGATTTTTCTGTCTGGTGAATGAGCCTTAAGTGACATTTTTATGTTAGTAGACATAACTACTGCTGGTTGCTTACCAAAATGGTTGCAGTGAGAGcttcaacttttgttttttgaaagtgtgttattaattttgtggcacatgttttgaaaattatgaataataattatagaaataaggaaattgattttttaattaattttgatttgaatgGACACATAATGTtggaaatcttttgttttttttcagggtAGAAATCAAAGCAGGTTAAAAGTGTCCCTTTTTTAAGTATGAATGAATCACAGTGGATTCCACATAAAACAAAGTCTGGAAAAATTCTCTATTATATTAATCCAGCCAGTGGAGAATGTAAATGGCAAAGCCAATTGAACAAGGTTTGTCTCTTTTGGTCGTATGTTAAGTACTTACCATCCTTCGAGCAACCAACCGTAATGGGGTTAGGCTTAGTTGTTTTTGTGGTTGTCTTTTAATCACTCCATCCTGTAAAGAAACCTAACCTATTACAGAATGGGAAGACAGGCCCTGTTTCAGTTTGATGAAGGAGGGACTGATTGTTATGGTCATTAATGACCAATTTGGTACTTCAGACCTTCAATCTAGCCTGCAGCAGCATCCAGTCACTGGCTCACCCTCAGGAAAATTGGCTTGGGACACAAGTGCCACAATTACTTTATTTCCATGATTTGAACAATAATCGTTATCTGATGAGACTTTGTGTATTGCTTTCAAATCCCCATTTCATACGATGGCTTTCTTTCATTATTAATCATAAATTTACTCTCACCTGTTTCTTGACATAAAGCATTAACTATGGCCTTTGTCAAGATTGAATTTTCATCAGTGGAGCTGAGATTATTTCTATCTCTATGTTAAGTTAATTATGTCTGACCTAGGGCCTTGTAAAGCAAAGTGAGAAATGTTATTGCTTGGTATTGATCAACAGACCAGAGTCAATTGTCACAGGTTTAAGGCAATGCTGCTGGCAATATATTAGACAATTTTTAGATATGGAAAGATATTTTCAATGAGAATGGCctaatgaaaaacaatgacctAACATGCCCCATAGGTACAGTACATTACACCCTATgctcattttttgtttttattttccttttttgccaTGGTCTTGAGTCACAGTTTTATCAATGTGCCATTGTCTAATCTTGATAATAAACAGAGACCAAACATTGGCCATAATTACTATGTAAGGTGAAGTTAAAGTGTTTTTGGTTATCCTAACATACAGTTAGCTTGATTTCCCTAATCTGTATTACTACTGTAGTTcactataataatttttttgtttttgtttttttttctttgcagggGGGTAGTCCAAACATCTTTGAATTAGATGTcaagaaaaacaccaaaccTTCATCTCTGTTGGAACCTTATCATGAGCCTCAGAACAAATTAGTGCCAGAAACCCAAGAACGTAGTTTGTTGGTTAAAAGAAGTTCATATCGCATGGAAGAGGACAGAGTGAGCTGTTCACAGGCAACAGAATGTGTCAGTATTGTTTTAATAGATGTGTGCAGATAGCGTTGACTTTATAGTCCTTTCCATTACCACTTGGAAAATAAATATCTGTTCAGTAGAATAAGAAAATAGAGTTGTAACCATCCTCCTCCTGTTGATGTCCAGCACTCCACATTCCAAAAGCGTGATTCACTGAAGGTGATTTCTGGGCAGAGCTGTCAATAAAAGCCAAGGGAGTTTCCCTACCTACCAGATGTCTTCCACATATAATTTTTTCAAGGTTCCAATTAGATTTAAAACTAAAAGGTCTCTGTTTTCCCCACCTAAGGATACCAGGGATTATTGTGCTTTTGTTATGTCCCTACCCAAAGGTACTGTATGTGAAATGTTTATGACAACaatgtgcaaatttttgttaatgGCCTGTTAATACTTCACTTTGCTTGAACTTGTTACTGTAAGTGGACTGCTAGGAAAAGTGGGAAGTTTCTTACTTGGAGGTGTTATCAGTTACAGCCATTTGTTTTCTCCTGCATTATAAATTGTTATGCCTGTGCCAGGAGTGGTACCATAAATTATGACAATCTCACATAATATTCTTTGGACAGAAAGCTTAAGGGttgtcaattacaaaataatgcttagtttttcaaatgttattaAGGCACAAATTGAGTTGCTAAACATTAGTGAAGTAGTGTTATGAAAGTATTTTATGTTTTGTGTGTTAGGAGGGGAGTGCTGTCATTCATTGTGTTGATAATGGTGTTGTGATTGGCGATGGAACTCTGCTGTCATCTTTGCAGCAAGCCACAAGTTCAAATAGTAAGATTCTGTTGTCTTTTCTTCGTAATGGTAATTCAAACCATAACCTTATGTGACATTCTATCTGAGCTATgagctttgtttgtttgttaaaagCAGATCAGACGAAGGGCTGTTCTGTACTTGCTGTCCTTAAGGTTTAGTTAATCCGATTTATCTTTAGGATTGTCCTCATATTGTACATTGTTCACATCACTGCGAAATCTTTCGTATCATCAACACCAGAATTTGATGAGTCAGTAGCAGAGATGGGTGCAACTATTTCCAACAAGAGTGCAGTATTAAACCATTGGGGCATGTTTGTTAGCCAGGAAATCTATAACTTGGGTGCTCCACTTTAGCTACTGGAACCAGTAATTGGTGTAGAGTGCTAAAGTGGGTGCTCTCTgtaaattctatttttaatgCAACTGTAAGGAAAGGGGGCACTTTATTGTTTGCAATTTCTTAAATCCTAAAATATACAAAGAACGTATATGATGCCTCTTGTGGGTTGCAAAAGGTCATTTTAGGATATTCTGCAAAGAATGCAAAGAAtatctttctttgttcttgttgATGGGTAGAAGACAATACAATCACAAGCAAATAAAGGCAGAAAAATAAAGAGATAAATGCTGATTAAGTTGGTGGAAGGGAGACTTCAAAGAGACTACAAAGAGACTACTAAGCCTTGTATTGTTATTAATTAGGCCTCACCAAATTTTACATATTACAAGTTGGACTAAAAAGTTAGCAGTAACTGTACTTAAAGATTTTGTAATAGTAAATGTACAGaatcaaaattattatagCGATTTAATGTACCAAAGGATAATTTAATGAATAATTCACAAGTTGACTGCAATTTCATGCCAGCTTAACACGTTAGGTTATCTAGGATTATCAAACTGTAATTGTTACAGGAAAAAAGCCTTGactgcttttttaaaaaagtaaagAGAGTTGAAGACTTTGGGTCCTCAATACAAAGATAGGTAATAAATAATGTCGATATTTTCTCgcaacagttttttttcctcacaGTTTTAAAAACGATGGCTAGCTATCATTTAATAGATCATGCAGCAGCAATTATCATCTAATGCAGGATCACTGAACTCTATCAAATACGTGTTAACagatgtatatttttttccattttactGATTAGGCACTGTGTTTGATGACACGGAAATAGTCAACAATCTCCAGGAAAGAAGAAATGTGCTGCCAACACAGCAGCAGGGACACCACATTCTGCAATGTCCGTGGTGCCGAATAGAATTTTCCTGTCCTAACAAACTTGCTTCACACCTTCGTAGCCATCCGGAAATTGATCCTCTCAAGTGCCCAGTTTGTTCAAAGGAATACGCATCTTCCACTTCTCTCACAACTCATCTCCGAATTCAcactggagaaaagccgtttACGTGCTCTTATTGTAATAAATCCTTCAACCAATCAAGTCACCTGACCACGCACATGCGCATTCATACAGGTGAGAAGCCTTACAAGTGCCCGCAGTGTCCCAAGACGTTTGGACAGTCCAGTCACTTGACACTACATGTACGAATACATAACGGAGAAAAGCCCTTTCTTTGTGGCTTTTGCAACAAGGGATTTTCTCATTCGTCAGCTCTTAGCACACATGTGCGGACTCATACAGGTGAAAAGCCTTTCCAGTGCCCGCAGTGTCCAAAGAGATTTGGTCAGTCAAGTCATCTTAGGATTCACACGCGGACCCATACCGGCGAGAGACCTTTTCAGTGTCATTTTTGCCACAAACATTTTAGACAATCTTGTTACTTGGCAAAGCATTTGCGAAGTCATAAGtcgaaagaaaagaatgaaactCATGGTGTGTGATAACTACtggcctttttttcttgttaaatgatttttttatatataattattacgACAATAACTTGATTAATAGTATCTTCCATGAAAGAATTACATGCTCAATAATCATGTTATTTTAAGCCGAAAAGGACTCCAAGATGTAAAAAATGAGCTAATATTAGCATTTTGTAGATTTTGAGGGAGTGAATTCTCCACGTATCGCAATTGGTTGAGTCTTGCACTGTTCCGTGAGCCGTTTAAGGGTTTGCAGTTTGGGGTCTTCAATATAAGATGCGCGTGATTTGCGAAATCCTATGTTTACTtgtaacacttttttttccaaattaatGTGTACCTTATCGTCTGAGTTTACGCAGAACTGACGGGTCGCAATCGTTATTCGATATCCTCGGAAGTCCTGCCATTTTGCGTCTACTGATATACGATTCATTGCCATCGGCGACTATAGAAGAAATGCTCATTCTATGTGATCATCTCGAAGGTCTCTTATCAGGGGACGGGGATCAGCTCGATTTCTGACGATTGTCTTAGGTTTTAAACTGCCCGTAGACATCGTTTGATGTCAGCGAGCAGTCTTTCCATCGCTGGCTGTTCTTGTTACTCTGTTGAATGTGATGGTAGATTTTTAGATACAAATAGAAATGAACCTTTTGTCTGCGGAAACttggaaaatttcatttttctcctAAAAGAAGACTAGCAAACTCTGTTTCCGGTGAGTAACTACGCTTGCGGGAACGACCTAGTAactattgttattgatttaattttcGCGCCTTTGTGTCAAGAATGGTTTTCACCTCTGTGTCGGTGACAAATTTATTCTTTTCGTCTCTGTTACAAATTTAGTTTTCTCACCTGTGTGTCAGGTTTAGCTTTCATACTTGGCTGTCGTCATTTCATTCTCGCTTCTGCGTGGTAAGCGTCTATGTGACAAGATGACAAGATTTTTATTCCTCTGCAGGGTTATGAGGACCTTCGCCCTTGTCAattactttctttgtttcgctTGTTTTTGCTAACCGCTGGCACGCCTTCGATGGAGTCTTCTTATACCCTTAATTGCTCTGTCCCTGGACGGGGTATTTCGGGGCTGCTTTGCGGTTGGCTTTTCCCCTTTCTACATCAGGTTTCATCTGATTGGCGCTTTGTTCATTGTCCCTTCTGTTTTAGGCCCCCCTTGCAAAAAACCTCGTTTTGATTTTCGCCCGGAAGAAGTCTCGTCTTATTTTGTTCAGTGGTACAGTTGGAAAGGGGAAAGGCCTCGCGTTGCAGACCCGAATCCCTCGCCCTGCTGTGTGGCTCCATATCTTAAAAGTTGTAAAGTTTCCAATAGAGCATTTTGAGTTATGGGCAGAGTTACATTCATTTGTGCATTCTGTTGGGGCGTTACCGCGCTGCCTAGCTTTCGGGATTAGCAGCCGTAGGGCTCGCTTCTTCCCATAACTTATCCTTGCCTGGGGCGTTTGGGAGTGAGGGCTCCCAGTGGGAATTTATTACTATTCTCACTGGAGCCATCTCGTACAAACGCCCCAAATCCTTTGGGGATTCAAGGACAAAAATTCCCACGCGCTCGTAGTCTCCTGCGTGCTCTGTTACACACAGGTTTTGTATAAATAGGCCTGTTCTGGCCTGATTTAGTCTCTTTTCGTTAAACGGTCGCCAGTCACAAGCTCGGCGTCTCCCCCTCCTCCCCGCAGCGATGACCTTTGTTGCATTCCTGGCTAGCTGCCGCTCCTTTTCGCCTCCGGGCTCGCTTCTTCCCACAACTTATCCTTGCCTGGGGCGTTTGGGAGTCAGGGCTCCCAGTGGGAATTTATTACTATGCGTGGAAAGTCAAACCTCTTCGAGAAACCACTCTATTTGGCAGTCATTTTGGAAGTGTGGCGGACTCTCCCTCCACAATAGAGCTCTTCCATAATGCTTTGGACTACGTTCTCGAGAGGTCAgggaaataacaataaaatgcCAGGAAATGAAACTAACTAAAGCAACAttttaacaacaaatatattttgtaaCGCTTCGCTAATGACAATGGAGTATGTTCAGATTCGTGTTAATTGTAGAAGTACTTTAGGCATGCTCGCAGGTATGATGAACCCCGAGGGGTTTTCTAGGTTACTTAAGATTTTGTAAGTTATGCAAGAGCCACTCGAAGGCATCTCTTTCATCTTTGACTTTATTTGCTTATTCACTGATGTAATTTCTCTATGGTATGTTGAAAACGCTCGCTGTATCAATAAAGGAGATGCCCGCCCCTGATGccatgtttgtgttttttaaagattagttacaaaatattttaaaatcgtTTCAGGGTGATTAGAGTATAAATAGCTTCGTTGCCCCGTGGGTGCATCGGTGAACGTCCCGGTGAATAAACTTCTTTACAGAGCCTTTCTCGAGAGCGTGCTCAGAAAATTCACAGCCGACCGGTTGGCTCAGCATCGGCACAGTGCGTGGAAGGTCGTGGATGCCGCAAATCCTAACccgaccaacactcagggtctttaaatggTTGACCAGAAGCTGCTTCCTTTGTAatgtcatcagcaaatggttagacttttaAGTCTGCTCAGGGCTGATAAGGGCTATAAGCCGAAGGTCCCGCCTCACAACCCTTATTCGCAAATAATTGTGAGACGTTAAAGAACTACGGGCACGGATTTCCTTGTGCTGTGGTCTGGGCTTTCTCTCTAGCAAATGTGGCCGACTTGCTGTGATAATTCCCAAAAGGCTTGTTGTGCATGAAGCcacgaaagcaaaaacagCCATAAGGGAAAGGCAgtttgccgagtgctagatcACGTAGATGCAGATGCAGAGGTCTGGGTGCGGGCAAATCGTTTATCTCTGTTGTGTGACTTGATTCTTTTAGTCCAAGACGAGTCAAGTCAAGTTTTATTGTGATATACGCTTAGCTTTTGTAAGAAAAGATCACCAGCTTGTTTACAGGTATAACACAGAagattgagaaaaaaaatacctgCAACAAGTAGCTAAAAAGTAATGTTTGAAATTTAAGATTAAAATCTATATACAGGACTAGAAATAACTtattcatgaaataaaattaagcCAAGACAAATTGATGAttacaaaatataaatttatgATTTTATCAAACCGGATAAATGTAATTTTCTAATAGTGCTTTTAAAACCCTTAAAAGACCGAATAGTTATAAAAGAGTCAGGTATTGAGTTCCATAATTCTGGTGCCGTGAACCTCCACGATTTTAGACCATAGCTTGTAGCGTTGGCCTTTGgcagctttaaaatatcgtTACCTCTTAGGTCATAATAACTGTTTCTATGTCCGATTAGCTTTTTGATATTCCTTGAGGCATGATCACTGTTTAGAGCTCCGAAAACCGTACAGACTATTTTTGCGGGGCGCTGATTCGCAAGTGATGGTAAACCTATTTTAACAAGTAATTCACAGTGCAACATTTGTTTTGCGTTGAATACAAAACGGAGAGCACGCTCAT is a window of Acropora palmata chromosome 11, jaAcrPala1.3, whole genome shotgun sequence DNA encoding:
- the LOC141897283 gene encoding uncharacterized protein LOC141897283 produces the protein MNESQWIPHKTKSGKILYYINPASGECKWQSQLNKGGSPNIFELDVKKNTKPSSLLEPYHEPQNKLVPETQERSLLVKRSSYRMEEDRVSCSQATECEGSAVIHCVDNGVVIGDGTLLSSLQQATSSNSTVFDDTEIVNNLQERRNVLPTQQQGHHILQCPWCRIEFSCPNKLASHLRSHPEIDPLKCPVCSKEYASSTSLTTHLRIHTGEKPFTCSYCNKSFNQSSHLTTHMRIHTGEKPYKCPQCPKTFGQSSHLTLHVRIHNGEKPFLCGFCNKGFSHSSALSTHVRTHTGEKPFQCPQCPKRFGQSSHLRIHTRTHTGERPFQCHFCHKHFRQSCYLAKHLRSHKSKEKNETHGV